Proteins encoded by one window of uncultured Sunxiuqinia sp.:
- a CDS encoding DNA-3-methyladenine glycosylase — protein MELKNDRLLADFFRRNTIVVARELIGKTLIRVFDDKTMRRYIITETEAYCGQSDLACHTSKGLTRRTQVMFEAGGLVYVYLIYGQYWLLNFVTEQEGSGSAVLIRGLKGHDGPGRLGRELKLDKSFYGENLESSSRIWLEDANPVNHISEHPRVGIHYAGEPWVSKLWRYKAD, from the coding sequence ATGGAGTTGAAAAACGATAGGCTTTTAGCTGACTTCTTCAGACGCAACACCATTGTGGTTGCAAGGGAATTAATTGGCAAGACACTTATTCGGGTGTTTGATGATAAAACAATGCGCCGCTATATAATTACCGAAACAGAAGCCTACTGTGGACAAAGCGATTTGGCTTGCCATACCAGTAAAGGACTCACCAGGCGAACGCAAGTAATGTTTGAAGCAGGTGGATTAGTCTACGTCTACTTAATTTACGGCCAATATTGGTTATTAAACTTTGTGACCGAGCAAGAAGGAAGTGGATCCGCCGTATTAATCCGTGGATTGAAAGGGCACGATGGTCCAGGCAGACTTGGCCGCGAGCTTAAACTAGACAAATCCTTTTATGGTGAAAATCTGGAAAGTTCCAGCCGGATTTGGCTGGAAGATGCCAACCCTGTAAATCACATTTCAGAACATCCACGGGTTGGGATTCATTATGCCGGCGAACCTTGGGTTAGCAAATTATGGCGCTATAAAGCTGACTAA
- a CDS encoding oxidoreductase: MPKAEEYQKKDIQLYEETVTGNEEISPGVFVISYKRRHDFIPGQVVKIAINHTQPPRIYSICSGNHENEIRVLFNIKDDGFLTPKLATMIPGDSLLVSKPYGSFLGTDQPAYWIATGTGIAPYYSMFQSGQFENKTLIHGARHLNQFYFEDDLEWALGKNYIRCCSQEQSCDVFPGRVTDYLKTLNELPADQKYYLCGKALMVVEVRDLLIEKGVPYENIVAEIYF, translated from the coding sequence ATGCCAAAAGCAGAAGAATACCAGAAAAAAGACATTCAGCTGTATGAAGAAACGGTGACCGGGAACGAGGAAATTTCTCCAGGAGTTTTCGTGATTTCCTATAAAAGAAGGCATGATTTCATTCCGGGGCAAGTCGTAAAAATCGCGATTAACCACACGCAACCTCCGCGCATTTACAGTATTTGTAGTGGCAACCATGAAAATGAAATTCGAGTACTTTTCAACATCAAAGACGATGGTTTCCTAACGCCAAAGTTGGCTACAATGATTCCCGGCGACAGCCTGCTTGTATCAAAACCTTATGGTAGTTTTCTGGGTACCGATCAACCTGCTTACTGGATTGCTACCGGAACCGGCATTGCCCCCTATTACAGCATGTTTCAATCGGGGCAGTTCGAAAATAAAACACTGATCCATGGTGCCCGTCATTTAAACCAGTTTTATTTTGAAGATGATTTGGAATGGGCCTTGGGTAAAAATTATATCCGGTGCTGCTCACAGGAACAGTCGTGTGATGTTTTCCCGGGACGGGTAACCGACTACCTGAAAACACTGAACGAGCTCCCGGCAGACCAAAAATACTACCTCTGCGGAAAAGCTTTAATGGTGGTTGAAGTGCGGGATTTACTGATTGAAAAAGGCGTTCCGTACGAAAACATTGTTGCTGAAATTTATTTCTAG
- the rlmN gene encoding 23S rRNA (adenine(2503)-C(2))-methyltransferase RlmN, with protein MVKEALFGKTLSELQELVLELGLPKFTAKQLTDWLYKKEVSSIEEMTNLSKKARQLLTEKYSFGLINYTKVQESTDDTKKYLFPTGNAKFVETAMIPDRDRKTVCVSSQVGCKMGCLFCMTGKQGFQGQLTAGEIVNQIRNIPEWQEVTNIVYMGMGEPFDNLDEVLKSTKIMTSEWGFAMSPRRITVSSIGIVPGLIRFLKESEAHLAISLHTPFHEERQQLMPVEIAYPFEDVIEEIRNWNFGRQRRVSFEYIVFHGLNDTPAHVREMAKLLDGIKCRINLIRFHPIPNTPLKGTDEATLVEFKEGLEKKGITTTIRASRGQDIYAACGLLSTKELTNKE; from the coding sequence ATGGTCAAAGAAGCACTTTTTGGAAAAACATTGAGCGAATTACAGGAGTTGGTTTTGGAATTGGGATTACCCAAGTTCACTGCCAAGCAACTCACCGACTGGTTGTATAAAAAAGAAGTGTCTTCGATTGAGGAAATGACCAACCTGTCGAAAAAAGCTCGCCAACTTCTAACTGAAAAATATTCGTTTGGATTAATCAACTACACCAAAGTGCAGGAAAGTACCGATGACACTAAAAAATACCTGTTCCCAACCGGAAATGCAAAATTCGTTGAAACAGCCATGATCCCTGACAGAGATCGGAAAACAGTTTGCGTATCGTCTCAAGTAGGTTGTAAAATGGGCTGTCTTTTCTGCATGACCGGCAAACAGGGGTTTCAAGGACAGCTGACAGCTGGTGAAATTGTTAACCAAATCCGCAATATTCCCGAATGGCAAGAGGTGACTAACATTGTCTACATGGGCATGGGCGAGCCGTTCGACAATTTGGATGAAGTGCTGAAAAGCACCAAAATTATGACCTCCGAATGGGGGTTTGCCATGAGTCCACGTCGAATCACCGTTTCATCCATTGGAATAGTTCCCGGGCTAATTCGCTTCTTAAAAGAAAGCGAAGCCCATCTGGCCATTAGCTTACACACCCCTTTTCACGAAGAGCGCCAGCAACTGATGCCCGTAGAGATTGCTTACCCGTTTGAAGATGTGATCGAAGAAATCCGCAACTGGAATTTTGGTCGCCAGCGCCGTGTGTCATTCGAATACATTGTGTTTCATGGGTTGAATGACACTCCGGCACATGTCCGCGAGATGGCAAAACTCCTGGATGGCATCAAATGCCGAATCAACCTAATTCGTTTCCATCCGATTCCAAACACCCCACTGAAGGGCACTGACGAAGCAACTTTAGTCGAATTCAAAGAAGGACTGGAGAAAAAAGGCATCACCACAACTATCCGTGCTTCACGCGGACAAGATATTTATGCCGCTTGTGGGTTGCTGTCTACAAAAGAACTGACCAACAAGGAATAA
- the pdxA gene encoding 4-hydroxythreonine-4-phosphate dehydrogenase PdxA yields MSKHKIRIGISHGDINGIGYEVIMKTLMDTRILEMCTPVVYGSPKVAAYHRKALNLNNFNFNNIQNANEADPRRANIINCIDDNIRVELGKSSGIAGEASYMALERAVNDLKAGEIDALVTAPINKDNIQSDKFNFPGHTEFLAQQFETDNYLMLMVSEMMKIGVVTTHIPLSEVSAGITKKAILSKLRIISSSLEQDFSIKKPRIAVLGLNPHAGDGGLLGSEEKEIIMPAIEQAKNEGILALGPYPSDGFFGSGDYVKFDAILAMYHDQGLTPFKLASFDKGVNYTAGLPFIRTSPAHGTAFDIAGEDKASPDSLRQALYLAIDIHKSRELYKEISKNPLKKFEINPNQVDETIDLQSNDGPEI; encoded by the coding sequence ATGAGTAAACACAAGATAAGAATTGGGATATCGCATGGAGATATCAATGGCATTGGCTACGAAGTGATCATGAAAACCTTAATGGATACACGAATATTGGAAATGTGTACTCCGGTGGTTTATGGTTCACCCAAAGTAGCTGCCTATCATCGAAAAGCGCTCAATTTAAACAACTTCAACTTCAACAACATTCAAAACGCAAATGAAGCTGATCCTCGCCGGGCCAACATCATTAATTGTATCGACGACAATATTCGCGTTGAGCTTGGGAAATCCTCAGGAATTGCAGGTGAAGCATCATACATGGCTCTAGAAAGAGCAGTGAATGATTTAAAAGCCGGAGAAATTGATGCATTGGTTACCGCTCCAATTAACAAAGACAATATTCAGTCTGACAAATTTAACTTTCCCGGACATACCGAATTTTTAGCTCAACAATTTGAGACGGATAATTACCTGATGTTAATGGTGAGCGAAATGATGAAAATTGGAGTAGTTACTACACACATTCCTCTTTCTGAAGTCTCGGCAGGCATTACGAAAAAAGCAATTCTCAGCAAGCTTCGCATTATTTCCAGTTCGTTGGAGCAGGATTTCAGTATCAAGAAACCACGCATCGCAGTTCTTGGGTTGAACCCACACGCCGGAGATGGTGGCTTGCTAGGCAGCGAAGAAAAAGAAATTATAATGCCAGCCATTGAGCAAGCTAAAAATGAAGGTATTTTGGCACTGGGCCCCTATCCCAGCGATGGATTCTTTGGCTCAGGCGACTACGTAAAATTTGATGCCATATTGGCCATGTATCACGACCAGGGACTAACGCCGTTTAAATTGGCATCTTTCGATAAAGGAGTTAATTATACAGCCGGCTTACCTTTTATTCGCACATCGCCCGCACACGGTACTGCTTTTGATATTGCCGGAGAAGATAAAGCATCTCCTGACTCATTACGTCAAGCACTGTACCTCGCCATTGATATTCATAAAAGTCGTGAGTTATACAAAGAAATCAGTAAAAATCCGTTGAAGAAATTCGAAATCAATCCCAACCAGGTTGATGAAACGATTGATTTACAATCGAACGATGGACCGGAAATTTAA
- a CDS encoding nitroreductase family protein, which translates to MINLLRSRRSIRKFTEQKVEQEKINLLEEAVLRSPSSKNGNPWEFLFVDNPAIIEELSQSKPHGAAFLANAPLAVVVLADENKGDVWVEDCSISSILLQITAQSLGLGSCWVQIRKRPHDENQTAEQYIRELFDLPENLRVLSVIAIGYPAKDRTGKPFEELQQDKIHWNNFNQRES; encoded by the coding sequence ATGATCAATTTACTTCGATCGAGAAGAAGCATTCGAAAATTTACGGAGCAAAAAGTTGAACAAGAAAAAATTAACCTTTTGGAAGAAGCAGTCTTACGCTCTCCTTCATCAAAAAATGGAAATCCGTGGGAGTTTCTTTTTGTTGACAATCCGGCCATCATTGAAGAACTAAGTCAATCAAAACCACATGGTGCAGCTTTTTTAGCAAACGCTCCTTTAGCTGTAGTTGTTTTGGCCGACGAAAACAAAGGTGACGTTTGGGTTGAAGATTGCTCCATTTCAAGCATTCTGCTTCAGATTACAGCTCAATCGCTCGGATTGGGAAGCTGTTGGGTGCAGATTAGAAAGCGTCCGCACGATGAGAACCAAACCGCAGAACAATACATTCGCGAACTCTTTGACCTTCCGGAAAACCTCCGGGTGCTGAGTGTTATTGCGATCGGATATCCGGCCAAAGATCGAACAGGAAAGCCTTTTGAGGAATTGCAGCAGGATAAAATCCATTGGAATAATTTCAATCAACGTGAATCCTAA
- a CDS encoding BLUF domain-containing protein, with amino-acid sequence MKDLVFILYLSSSVKLLSQKDLRDLLDEIAKLNEKKQITGLLLYHQGNFAQIIEGTRDHIQSTFNKIKLDQRHRNVTKLIEREIDERLFPSWRMGFQQISDDQANKIPGYLNYMNKKKINDHLSTSPKEIKILFESFIRVNK; translated from the coding sequence ATGAAAGATCTTGTTTTTATACTCTATCTTAGTTCTTCTGTTAAGCTTTTATCACAGAAGGATCTTCGTGACCTTCTAGACGAAATCGCTAAACTTAATGAGAAAAAGCAAATCACTGGCTTGCTTTTGTACCACCAAGGTAACTTTGCACAAATTATTGAAGGCACTAGAGATCATATCCAATCGACATTTAACAAAATTAAGCTTGACCAAAGACATCGTAATGTGACTAAGCTGATTGAACGCGAGATCGATGAACGATTATTCCCTTCATGGCGGATGGGATTTCAACAAATTAGTGATGACCAAGCAAATAAAATCCCAGGCTATTTGAATTATATGAACAAAAAAAAGATTAATGACCATTTGAGCACAAGCCCCAAGGAAATCAAAATCCTGTTTGAATCATTTATCCGAGTTAATAAATAA
- the ruvA gene encoding Holliday junction branch migration protein RuvA, whose product MYEYIQGKITGLTPTYAVIEAASIGYFISISLNTYSLINGKEHAKLFLHQVVRDDAHLLYGFAEAAERELFRLLISVNGIGSNTALMMLSSLSPDEIRKAILEENVTLLKSIKGIGAKTAQRVIIDLKDKIGKTAASDQILMSSADNTIRDEALSALVMLGFAKKNVEKELDKLMKANPDLTVEETIKKALKGL is encoded by the coding sequence ATGTACGAATATATTCAGGGTAAAATAACCGGTCTCACCCCGACCTATGCAGTTATAGAAGCCGCGTCAATCGGATATTTCATCAGTATTTCGCTCAACACCTATTCTCTGATTAATGGGAAAGAGCATGCTAAACTGTTCCTTCATCAGGTAGTCAGAGATGACGCACACTTGCTTTATGGCTTTGCTGAAGCAGCCGAAAGAGAACTCTTCCGCTTGCTAATATCAGTCAACGGAATTGGATCCAATACCGCACTGATGATGCTCTCGTCACTTTCGCCCGATGAAATTCGAAAAGCGATTCTGGAAGAGAATGTTACGCTTTTAAAAAGCATCAAAGGAATTGGAGCGAAGACAGCTCAGCGGGTCATTATCGATCTGAAAGATAAAATTGGAAAGACAGCTGCCAGCGATCAAATTTTAATGTCGTCAGCAGACAATACTATCCGAGATGAAGCGTTATCAGCATTAGTAATGCTGGGATTTGCCAAGAAGAATGTTGAAAAAGAATTGGATAAACTGATGAAAGCAAATCCTGACCTAACGGTAGAAGAAACCATAAAAAAGGCCTTAAAAGGGCTATAA
- the yidD gene encoding membrane protein insertion efficiency factor YidD encodes MQCVAKFILKILGWIFLLPVYFYKYAISPLTPASCRHIPTCSQYAVEAIKIHGPFKGFWLTVKRISKCHPWGTHGYDPVPKKDQIKTKKLNLK; translated from the coding sequence ATGCAGTGCGTGGCAAAGTTTATATTGAAAATTTTAGGGTGGATTTTTTTACTTCCAGTGTACTTTTATAAGTATGCCATTTCACCACTGACCCCTGCTTCTTGCCGTCACATACCTACATGTTCTCAATATGCCGTTGAGGCCATTAAAATTCATGGACCATTTAAAGGTTTTTGGTTGACTGTCAAACGAATTTCGAAATGCCATCCTTGGGGAACGCATGGATATGATCCGGTTCCGAAGAAAGATCAGATCAAAACCAAAAAGCTGAATCTTAAATAA
- a CDS encoding ABC transporter ATP-binding protein, with the protein MSKKLVEIKSLSVSYDQNMVLEQANLDILPNDFLGVIGPNGGGKTTLIKALLGLVKPESGSVKFHIPLKKVGYLPQINQIDKRFPITVIDVVRSGKTGRQSFSLFSKKHDDVKYAEQLIEEMGISTIKHKAIGELSGGQMQRVFLCRSLMNNPQLLILDEPGTYVDNQFESELYEKLKELNKRMAILLVSHDVGTISYYVKTIACVNRQLHYHPSNVISTEQLTSYNCPLQIITHGDIPHTVLSQHENHDHHYGHNH; encoded by the coding sequence ATGAGCAAAAAGCTGGTTGAAATAAAAAGCCTTTCGGTGAGTTATGACCAAAATATGGTTTTGGAACAAGCTAATTTGGATATTTTGCCCAATGATTTTCTTGGGGTAATTGGTCCGAATGGGGGAGGGAAAACGACTCTTATAAAAGCTCTGCTTGGGTTAGTGAAACCGGAGTCCGGATCTGTTAAATTTCATATTCCGCTCAAGAAGGTCGGCTATCTGCCCCAGATCAATCAAATAGATAAACGATTTCCAATTACTGTGATTGATGTGGTTCGGTCAGGAAAAACAGGGCGCCAGTCATTCAGCTTATTTTCGAAAAAGCACGATGATGTTAAATATGCTGAACAGCTAATAGAAGAAATGGGTATTTCTACGATAAAACACAAAGCCATTGGCGAATTGTCCGGTGGACAAATGCAGCGGGTATTCTTATGCCGCTCACTGATGAATAATCCTCAATTATTGATATTGGATGAGCCGGGAACTTATGTCGACAATCAGTTTGAAAGCGAGTTGTATGAAAAACTGAAAGAGTTGAATAAGCGAATGGCCATTTTGTTGGTTTCACACGATGTGGGTACAATCTCCTATTATGTAAAAACGATAGCCTGTGTGAATCGACAGTTACACTATCATCCCAGTAACGTGATCAGCACGGAGCAGCTAACTTCTTATAATTGTCCGCTTCAAATTATAACACACGGAGATATTCCACACACGGTGCTCAGTCAGCACGAAAATCATGATCATCACTATGGGCACAATCATTGA
- a CDS encoding zinc ABC transporter substrate-binding protein — MSVLPQKYFVEKIAGDLVEVQVLIPPGASPATYSLSPSQMKDLSDSQAWLRIGKIGFENAWYEKIEQGNPNLEFFDTSDSAKWIYGVEEVHGDHVHQHGVDPHIWMSPDEVVKIAELTFQALASLFPENAQAFEGNFEAFRSEIEALDRDLTAKFDRLENRKFLIFHPALTYFARDYNLVQVPMEVEGKEPSPKYMSELVKHSREDNIHVVFIQKEFDLENAQQMAMELDGEVVQIDPLSEQWETQIREIADKIVAALE; from the coding sequence GTGAGTGTACTTCCTCAGAAATATTTTGTGGAGAAAATTGCCGGTGATTTGGTTGAGGTTCAGGTATTGATACCGCCTGGAGCAAGCCCGGCTACTTATTCTTTGTCTCCGTCTCAAATGAAAGATTTGTCGGATTCGCAAGCGTGGTTGCGCATCGGAAAGATTGGTTTTGAAAATGCTTGGTATGAAAAGATAGAACAAGGTAATCCAAATCTGGAATTTTTCGATACTTCAGATTCCGCGAAATGGATTTATGGAGTAGAGGAGGTGCATGGCGATCATGTTCATCAGCATGGAGTTGATCCTCACATTTGGATGTCGCCGGACGAGGTTGTTAAGATTGCAGAGCTGACCTTTCAGGCATTGGCAAGTCTGTTTCCGGAGAATGCGCAGGCCTTTGAAGGGAATTTTGAGGCTTTCAGGTCGGAAATTGAGGCGCTGGATCGGGATTTGACAGCTAAGTTTGATCGCTTGGAGAACCGAAAGTTTTTGATATTTCACCCGGCATTGACTTATTTTGCGCGAGATTACAATTTAGTTCAGGTTCCAATGGAGGTTGAAGGAAAAGAACCATCACCAAAATACATGAGCGAGCTAGTAAAGCATTCACGAGAAGATAATATTCACGTGGTTTTTATTCAAAAGGAATTTGATTTGGAAAATGCACAGCAAATGGCGATGGAGCTGGATGGGGAAGTGGTTCAGATTGATCCGTTAAGTGAGCAGTGGGAAACACAGATTAGGGAGATTGCAGATAAAATAGTAGCAGCATTAGAATGA
- a CDS encoding S41 family peptidase, with the protein MKQNRKTKIGLSIAGLFLVASIVMTGFNRDEKLFLVDKNLDIYYTLVRELNLFYVDEINPTDLVKTSIDEMLGSLDPYTNYIPESDMEDFKFMTTGEYAGIGAMISKHGDQVIIAEPYEGFPAQKSGLKAGDILIEVAGKETEKMSTEDVSNLLKGPANKVVSVKIDRPGQKKNLEIDIVREKIQIDAVPYYGMIDDEIGYIRLSNFTQNCGDEVKKAFTELKKQKGAKSLVLDLRSNPGGLLIEAVKIVNLFVPKGSEVVSTKGKVKQWDKTYKATENPIDTIMPMAVLVNRGSASASEIVSGALQDLDRAVIIGSRTFGKGLVQTTRDLSYNTKLKVTTAKYYIPSGRCIQALDYSHRNEDGSVGTIPDSLITEFTTKKGRKVYDGGGIVPDLKIDLDRLSSLSINLVRDFMIFDYATKFANAKESIPSPEEFEISDEIFDDFKTFVKERKFSYQSETEEVFGELLKTAKSEKYYDVAEEQFEALKVKIGHELNKDLESFKEEIKEMLTDEIVTRYYYQKGAIKSALKDDKGLEKAKETLKNPQAFSKVFTKGKIISMNWKTLKTKSHSITEPFSSEYAGA; encoded by the coding sequence ATGAAACAAAATAGAAAAACGAAGATAGGACTTTCAATAGCAGGCCTTTTTCTGGTGGCGTCGATCGTAATGACCGGGTTTAACCGGGATGAAAAACTATTTCTTGTTGATAAAAACCTCGATATTTATTACACACTGGTTCGCGAACTCAATTTGTTTTATGTCGATGAAATTAACCCAACCGATTTAGTTAAAACCAGCATCGATGAAATGCTGGGATCGCTGGATCCCTATACCAACTACATCCCTGAATCGGACATGGAGGATTTCAAATTTATGACAACCGGAGAGTATGCCGGAATTGGAGCGATGATTAGCAAACACGGTGATCAAGTAATCATTGCTGAACCATACGAGGGATTTCCAGCTCAGAAGTCAGGATTAAAAGCAGGCGATATTCTTATTGAAGTTGCCGGGAAAGAGACTGAAAAGATGTCTACCGAAGATGTGAGTAACTTATTAAAAGGCCCTGCCAATAAAGTAGTGTCTGTAAAAATCGACCGTCCGGGACAAAAAAAGAATCTTGAAATAGACATCGTTCGTGAAAAGATACAGATTGATGCTGTTCCTTATTATGGCATGATTGACGATGAAATCGGTTACATTCGACTTTCCAACTTCACCCAAAACTGCGGTGATGAAGTTAAAAAAGCGTTCACCGAACTGAAAAAGCAGAAAGGAGCCAAATCGCTGGTTTTGGATTTACGCTCGAATCCCGGTGGCCTGCTAATTGAAGCCGTAAAAATCGTTAACCTGTTTGTTCCTAAAGGATCGGAAGTGGTTAGCACAAAGGGGAAAGTGAAACAGTGGGATAAAACCTACAAGGCAACTGAAAACCCAATAGACACCATCATGCCAATGGCGGTACTTGTTAATCGCGGATCGGCTTCTGCATCCGAGATTGTTTCAGGCGCGCTTCAAGATCTTGACCGAGCTGTAATCATTGGTAGCCGTACATTTGGAAAAGGCTTGGTACAAACAACTCGCGACTTGAGCTACAATACGAAATTGAAAGTAACTACCGCTAAATACTATATTCCCAGCGGACGTTGCATTCAGGCATTGGATTACTCGCACCGAAATGAAGATGGTAGTGTGGGCACTATCCCGGATTCATTAATTACCGAATTCACAACGAAGAAAGGTAGAAAAGTGTATGACGGGGGAGGAATTGTTCCGGATCTGAAAATTGATCTGGATCGATTGAGCAGCTTGAGCATTAACCTTGTTCGTGACTTTATGATTTTTGATTATGCGACTAAATTTGCGAATGCAAAGGAGTCTATTCCTTCTCCCGAAGAATTTGAGATTTCCGATGAGATATTCGATGATTTCAAAACCTTTGTGAAAGAGCGAAAATTCTCGTATCAATCAGAAACAGAAGAGGTTTTCGGTGAGTTATTGAAAACTGCCAAAAGCGAAAAATATTACGATGTAGCAGAGGAACAATTCGAAGCATTGAAAGTCAAAATTGGGCATGAACTGAACAAGGATTTGGAGTCATTCAAAGAAGAAATCAAAGAAATGCTGACCGACGAAATTGTTACTCGTTATTATTATCAGAAAGGAGCCATCAAGTCGGCTTTAAAAGACGACAAGGGGCTTGAGAAAGCAAAAGAAACCTTAAAAAATCCACAAGCCTTCAGTAAGGTATTTACAAAAGGGAAAATCATTTCAATGAATTGGAAAACCCTAAAAACAAAAAGCCATTCAATAACCGAACCTTTTTCTAGCGAATACGCTGGAGCTTGA
- a CDS encoding metal ABC transporter permease, which yields MIITMGTIIELFSYDFFMHAFWASLFAAISCGIVGTYIVSRRIVFVSGGITHASFGGIGIGYFLGWNPLVGAAIFAVLSGLGIQVFTQKAKVREDSSIAIWWSLGMAIGIIFIYLTPGYAPNLMSYLFGSVLTVSVTELWLMGTLSLVLILFFILFYRLILYVAFDEEFAKTTGLPVNLINYLLISLIAITIVLNIRVVGIILILSLLTLPQATANLFTRDFKRMMPLSVLFAFIGSFVGLLFSFYVDIPSGASIIFTLVLLFGLMKLAFFIRQNLIARG from the coding sequence ATGATCATCACTATGGGCACAATCATTGAGCTGTTTTCATACGACTTTTTTATGCATGCCTTTTGGGCATCGCTTTTCGCTGCCATCAGTTGTGGTATCGTAGGAACGTATATTGTTTCGCGACGCATTGTATTTGTGAGCGGCGGGATAACCCATGCTTCGTTTGGAGGTATTGGTATTGGCTATTTTCTGGGATGGAATCCTTTGGTTGGAGCTGCCATATTCGCTGTACTCTCCGGTTTGGGTATTCAAGTATTCACTCAAAAAGCGAAAGTTCGCGAAGATTCATCCATTGCCATTTGGTGGTCGTTGGGAATGGCCATTGGCATTATTTTTATATACCTCACTCCGGGTTATGCACCTAACTTAATGAGCTACTTGTTTGGCAGTGTGCTAACGGTTTCCGTTACAGAGCTCTGGTTGATGGGGACTTTGTCTCTGGTGCTCATTCTGTTTTTCATTCTATTTTATCGGCTGATATTATATGTGGCTTTTGACGAAGAATTTGCCAAAACTACAGGCTTGCCTGTCAACCTGATTAACTATTTGCTGATTAGTTTAATTGCAATTACGATTGTTTTAAATATTCGGGTCGTTGGCATTATTCTTATTCTTTCGCTACTTACTTTGCCTCAAGCTACTGCTAATCTGTTCACGAGAGATTTTAAGCGGATGATGCCGTTGTCGGTGCTGTTTGCTTTTATTGGTTCGTTTGTTGGCTTGCTGTTTTCTTTTTATGTCGACATTCCCTCGGGTGCATCGATCATTTTCACCCTTGTTTTACTTTTTGGTTTGATGAAGCTGGCATTTTTTATTCGACAAAATCTTATCGCCCGTGGCTGA
- a CDS encoding sulfite exporter TauE/SafE family protein, translating to MEWLISAVVVLMAALLKGMTGFGFALLAVPLLSLFFPIQSLIPAMTIFNLLTSVYILASIKLKVKAKYFLPMLLASFVGIPIGVYILTYFPEKTLELAAGISIFSISMVFLLGAKHPIPESRRSKPIVFAGFLSGLLTSSMSIGGPPIALAMNRKGYSKESFRKIFALVSVINAALSFILYIIHGVTLGFSLKFALYLFPAIVIGSKIGDMLSKKVDQVFFKKVVLYINLFLGLFIIVHTIVAY from the coding sequence ATGGAATGGTTAATTAGTGCAGTAGTCGTTTTAATGGCAGCCTTGTTAAAGGGAATGACTGGATTTGGCTTTGCCTTGTTAGCTGTTCCGCTACTTTCTTTATTTTTCCCGATTCAGTCGTTAATACCTGCTATGACGATTTTTAACCTGCTGACTTCTGTTTATATTTTGGCATCCATCAAATTAAAGGTAAAAGCGAAATATTTTTTACCTATGTTGTTGGCTAGTTTTGTTGGCATTCCGATTGGGGTATACATTTTGACGTATTTTCCCGAGAAAACACTGGAATTGGCAGCTGGGATATCTATTTTTTCTATTTCCATGGTGTTTTTGTTGGGAGCTAAACATCCTATTCCGGAAAGTAGAAGGAGTAAACCTATTGTTTTTGCGGGCTTTTTAAGTGGACTGTTAACATCGAGTATGTCAATTGGAGGTCCGCCAATCGCGTTGGCAATGAACCGAAAAGGCTATTCGAAAGAGTCATTTCGTAAAATATTTGCCTTAGTGAGTGTGATTAATGCAGCCCTTAGTTTCATCTTATATATTATACATGGAGTTACATTGGGGTTTTCGTTAAAGTTTGCTTTGTATCTTTTCCCAGCCATTGTTATTGGGTCGAAAATTGGAGACATGCTTTCAAAAAAAGTAGACCAAGTCTTTTTCAAAAAGGTCGTCTTGTATATCAACCTCTTTCTCGGACTTTTTATTATTGTGCACACTATTGTGGCATATTAA